In Deltaproteobacteria bacterium, one DNA window encodes the following:
- a CDS encoding HAD family phosphatase, whose product MIRALIFDFNGVVVDDEPVHFQLFQKTLEAEGIALDQKDYYEKYLGYDDYECFEAILKDRQKAFDAAYIETLIQKKSKFYEEVLEEGNLFVPGVLEFIRKNSDKYFMAIVSGALRSEIVSWLEKAAIQENFQVIIAAEDVRRSKPDPEGYEQALYLLNRDFTAPLEIIFPQECVVFEDSMWGLQAAHEAKMRRVGVSTSYPSEQLKDAEFVVGHFLDLTMEKLLEKLG is encoded by the coding sequence ATGATCCGCGCCCTTATTTTCGATTTTAACGGTGTCGTGGTAGACGACGAGCCCGTGCATTTCCAGCTCTTCCAAAAGACCCTGGAGGCCGAAGGGATAGCCCTCGATCAAAAAGATTATTATGAAAAATATCTGGGCTATGATGATTATGAATGTTTCGAGGCCATTTTAAAAGATCGGCAAAAGGCATTTGATGCGGCCTACATCGAAACTCTCATCCAGAAAAAATCAAAATTTTACGAAGAGGTGTTAGAAGAGGGAAATCTATTTGTGCCGGGGGTGCTCGAATTTATCCGCAAGAATTCGGACAAATATTTCATGGCCATTGTCTCGGGTGCCTTAAGGTCTGAAATTGTATCGTGGTTGGAAAAGGCAGCAATCCAAGAAAATTTTCAAGTGATTATTGCCGCAGAAGACGTGAGACGTTCCAAGCCCGATCCCGAAGGCTATGAACAAGCGCTTTACCTGTTGAACCGTGATTTTACTGCTCCCTTGGAGATCATTTTTCCCCAGGAATGTGTGGTTTTCGAAGATTCAATGTGGGGGCTGCAAGCCGCCCATGAAGCGAAAATGAGGCGTGTAGGAGTCAGCACTTCTTACCCCTCGGAACAGTTGAAGGATGCTGAATTTGTAGTGGGCCACTTTTTAGATTTGACGATGGAAAAATTGTTAGAAAAATTAGGGTGA